From a single Lewinella sp. LCG006 genomic region:
- a CDS encoding outer membrane beta-barrel protein, translating to MKNTLATLLFIVSLLTTLSNLHAQMPKWAFGAHSIMGLSGSIRQEAKSLVVNERVYDHLGKEALQLSYGVGLWLERSLNPHWSLYTSTSFQRVKVLANSTFVHDGADLYSYDQVQSSWASQYFQLSLSGRYHFGEDVGSHRWFVGAGIQRCYVYRHNYQSEVTFRYDPGLGPGFAYGVEGLVFTNKYIPHQEPAIERSPIALAGRVELGLRIDRWTMSLVNTAFFQERKTGVPYYSRFLTISDEPNPDGSLTTSGVPLRYVRSSTLHFAYQIK from the coding sequence ATGAAAAACACGCTCGCTACACTTCTCTTCATTGTTTCGCTATTGACTACGCTTAGTAACCTACATGCACAAATGCCCAAGTGGGCTTTTGGCGCCCATTCCATCATGGGCCTGAGCGGTAGTATTCGCCAAGAGGCCAAATCTTTAGTTGTAAATGAAAGAGTATATGATCATTTAGGCAAGGAAGCATTACAACTTTCTTACGGAGTTGGTCTGTGGCTGGAACGTTCCTTAAACCCGCATTGGAGCCTGTACACAAGCACCAGCTTTCAGCGGGTAAAAGTACTGGCCAATTCAACGTTTGTTCATGATGGTGCTGATTTGTATAGTTACGATCAGGTTCAATCAAGTTGGGCAAGCCAGTATTTTCAATTGTCATTAAGCGGTAGATATCACTTTGGAGAGGACGTGGGTAGTCATCGCTGGTTTGTAGGTGCCGGGATACAGAGGTGCTACGTTTATCGCCATAATTATCAATCCGAAGTCACCTTTCGCTACGATCCCGGTCTCGGGCCTGGTTTTGCTTACGGAGTAGAAGGCCTGGTGTTCACTAACAAATACATCCCCCATCAAGAACCTGCTATAGAGCGTAGCCCCATCGCCCTAGCCGGCCGCGTGGAATTGGGCTTGCGCATTGATCGCTGGACCATGAGCCTGGTCAACACCGCTTTTTTCCAAGAGCGCAAAACAGGCGTACCCTATTACTCGCGTTTCCTCACCATTAGTGATGAACCCAACCCCGATGGTTCCCTTACTACTTCAGGTGTTCCTCTGCGCTATGTACGGTCGTCCACTTTGCATTTCGCTTACCAAATAAAATAG
- a CDS encoding outer membrane beta-barrel protein, giving the protein MKKIILLSAFVVLAIGLSGQSRWAFGLDVEAGYSGKADLQEQTYYDDTFGDYYYKSEVRRQPGFSGGVWTEFLLSQRFGLRLGVNYSQWRDFSEAESISYNTEDLMIAYSRDRYYQKQRQFRIPLETNFYFGKPTDRARFFLKAGVQATYLLAQTNTVNNYYGAVGQSESYDYSYAEELDLTAEWLDVKRWQTSFIGGFGFTMDRVTLSLQKTWGLGKKQNYYGYPGGCCGFGGLCDCYLPYYYPSSIKPLQQTTLRFAYAIW; this is encoded by the coding sequence ATGAAAAAAATAATTCTACTTTCCGCGTTTGTGGTCTTGGCAATCGGGCTCTCAGGGCAAAGCCGCTGGGCTTTTGGTCTTGATGTAGAAGCTGGGTATAGCGGAAAGGCTGACCTCCAGGAACAAACGTATTACGACGATACTTTTGGTGATTATTATTACAAATCTGAAGTACGTCGGCAGCCGGGTTTTAGTGGGGGTGTCTGGACGGAATTTCTCCTTAGTCAACGTTTTGGCCTCCGCCTTGGTGTGAACTACAGCCAGTGGCGTGACTTCTCCGAAGCGGAAAGCATCTCCTACAATACGGAGGATCTAATGATCGCTTACAGTCGGGATCGTTATTACCAAAAGCAGCGTCAGTTCCGGATTCCTCTTGAAACCAATTTCTACTTCGGGAAGCCCACCGATCGTGCTCGCTTTTTTCTTAAAGCGGGGGTACAAGCGACCTATCTGCTGGCGCAAACCAATACCGTGAATAATTATTATGGTGCTGTCGGCCAATCGGAGTCATATGATTACAGCTACGCAGAAGAGCTCGACCTCACTGCCGAATGGTTGGATGTCAAGCGTTGGCAAACTTCGTTCATTGGCGGCTTTGGCTTCACCATGGATCGCGTAACCTTGAGCCTCCAAAAAACCTGGGGACTAGGCAAAAAACAGAACTACTATGGCTACCCTGGCGGCTGTTGTGGATTTGGCGGACTTTGTGATTGTTACCTGCCCTATTATTATCCTTCTTCCATCAAGCCACTACAACAAACCACACTGCGGTTCGCTTACGCTATTTGGTAA
- a CDS encoding family 16 glycoside hydrolase has protein sequence MILNRLLLLAIVSLLFVACQSEKENIPERPHAPWVFRSVLDAQPRMLTVALHDNLWLAYSAQTGALSKAWSGGVNFDGAVYTTVHGPQPSSLGNIWFNNPYSEPWRILRGGKEERPVIQYNGHQFENGQVWIKYQLRLADGTTINIKEQPEYTTNDYGQTGLERTFLTEGVPADAQVLLMLHYESLPTAANLQTDGEWVSEEETAKGNSRLSSVALDGALKLNANATTTVTALFTSKPTIENENKVVGAEEEERRPLGYRLIARSDCRSCHNTYLQTIGPSYTDVARRYRNTPENVSMLVNKVMQGGAGNWGEAAMTPHPDLPPHQAQAMVEYIMTLDEEEENALAAIETDEGVDLAAAQPAANVDGQDFLPGGIVKAFTTNGNVSSVLDVNYRQEPLFAGILPKVEFYAADFGELEEDFALEVTGYLRIPKTNNYTFRLISDDGSFMYIDDQLVINNDGFHGDQAVDAELVLAEGFHPVRILYMQGKGGRTLRLTWRSFETNRFEPVPSSVLMHTRAAQPEVVSSALNKNTIIPGDGSALTEVHPAYTLSQARPNGFSPKVGGMDFLPDGRLVISTWDAEGSVYIVEGVSTGDPAQMSYKRIASGLAEPLGLKVVDGSIFVLQKQELTELVDHDGDEQTDEYRTVSNDWLVSANFHEFAFGLAYKSPYFYGALAIGILPGGASAPNQPKSRGKAVRIHETTGKLEIVAEGLRTPNGVGIGVDNEIFIADNQGDWLPSSKILHVSQGAFFGSRAVDSSRVAQLPMKPPVVWLPQDEIGNSPSTPMYLNDGPYKGQMIHGEVTHGGVKRVFVEKVAGEYQGCVFRFIQGLEAGVNRMVWGPDGALYIGGIGSTGNWQHSGGLWYGLQRLKYNEKSVFEMLAVRAKSNGVEIELTEPLDPAFGADIKDYNVRQWYYLPTNQYGGPKLDDRRLTVQSVHISQDRKRIFLAMDGMEKEHVIHLRLPNYWTSTAGQTFWTTEAWYTLNNIPVDEPGFNNPAPPPPAPNQLTAAEREAGWKLLFDGETTKGWHTFGKQSIGSSWKVQDGALTLDVVAREDGGWQAADGGDIVSAGEFENFEFQIEWKIAPCGNSGIMFNVVDSKDYDYPWQTGPEIQVLDNTCHPDAMIIKHRAGDLYDLISAVPETVRPAGEWNRVRLRIKDGQLENWLNGRKVVSTELFNSNWQQMIAGSKFKDMEDFGQARKGHISLQDHGDRVWFRNIKIREL, from the coding sequence ATGATCCTTAATCGTCTGTTATTACTGGCTATTGTAAGCCTGTTATTCGTTGCTTGTCAATCAGAAAAAGAAAATATTCCCGAACGACCTCATGCTCCCTGGGTCTTTCGTTCCGTGCTGGATGCCCAGCCTCGGATGCTCACGGTAGCATTGCACGATAATTTATGGCTTGCCTATTCTGCCCAAACAGGAGCCTTGTCTAAGGCTTGGAGCGGAGGCGTCAATTTTGATGGAGCCGTTTATACAACGGTGCATGGCCCGCAGCCCAGTTCCCTGGGAAATATTTGGTTCAATAACCCCTATTCAGAGCCTTGGCGCATCTTGCGCGGTGGCAAAGAAGAACGTCCGGTCATCCAGTACAACGGGCATCAATTTGAGAATGGGCAGGTTTGGATCAAATACCAATTGCGCCTGGCGGATGGTACCACTATCAATATCAAGGAACAACCGGAGTACACGACCAATGACTACGGACAAACGGGCCTTGAGCGTACCTTCCTGACCGAAGGCGTACCCGCTGACGCCCAGGTTTTGCTAATGCTGCATTACGAAAGCTTACCTACAGCTGCCAATCTCCAAACCGACGGTGAGTGGGTGTCAGAAGAGGAAACTGCAAAAGGCAATAGCCGCCTGAGTAGCGTAGCCCTTGATGGTGCACTGAAGCTTAACGCTAATGCTACGACTACCGTAACAGCCCTGTTTACCAGCAAGCCAACCATCGAAAATGAAAATAAAGTAGTGGGTGCCGAAGAGGAGGAACGCCGCCCATTAGGTTACCGTCTTATTGCTCGTAGCGACTGTCGCTCTTGCCACAATACCTATCTTCAAACCATTGGGCCTTCTTATACCGATGTTGCCCGTCGTTACCGCAACACCCCCGAGAATGTAAGCATGCTCGTCAATAAAGTGATGCAGGGAGGTGCCGGCAATTGGGGCGAAGCAGCGATGACGCCACATCCCGATCTACCCCCTCACCAGGCACAAGCCATGGTGGAGTACATCATGACGCTGGATGAGGAGGAAGAAAATGCATTGGCAGCTATCGAAACAGATGAAGGCGTTGACTTGGCTGCTGCCCAACCTGCCGCTAATGTTGATGGTCAGGATTTTCTTCCCGGAGGTATTGTGAAAGCATTTACCACCAATGGCAACGTCTCGTCGGTTCTGGATGTCAACTATCGCCAGGAGCCCCTCTTTGCGGGAATCTTACCTAAGGTGGAGTTTTATGCGGCTGATTTCGGTGAACTCGAAGAAGATTTTGCGCTGGAAGTGACAGGCTATCTGCGAATCCCCAAAACCAATAATTATACGTTCCGACTGATCAGCGATGATGGTTCCTTTATGTATATCGACGATCAGTTGGTGATCAATAACGATGGTTTTCACGGTGATCAAGCCGTAGATGCTGAGCTTGTTCTGGCCGAAGGGTTCCACCCTGTGCGCATTCTTTATATGCAGGGGAAAGGAGGGCGTACCTTGCGTCTGACCTGGCGTTCTTTTGAAACCAACCGTTTTGAGCCCGTACCTTCTTCCGTTCTGATGCACACGCGCGCTGCTCAACCAGAAGTGGTCAGCTCAGCCTTAAATAAAAATACCATCATTCCTGGCGATGGTTCTGCCCTCACGGAAGTACACCCTGCCTATACCCTCAGCCAGGCACGGCCCAACGGCTTTTCGCCTAAAGTAGGAGGTATGGACTTTTTGCCCGATGGCCGCCTCGTTATCAGTACCTGGGATGCTGAAGGAAGCGTCTATATCGTAGAAGGCGTGAGTACGGGTGATCCGGCTCAAATGTCCTATAAAAGAATAGCTAGTGGCCTGGCCGAGCCACTGGGATTGAAGGTAGTGGATGGTTCCATCTTTGTCCTGCAAAAGCAGGAACTAACGGAACTTGTTGACCATGATGGTGATGAACAAACCGACGAGTACCGTACCGTATCCAACGATTGGCTGGTTTCTGCCAATTTTCACGAGTTTGCTTTCGGTCTGGCCTACAAATCACCTTATTTCTATGGCGCCCTGGCCATTGGTATTCTTCCCGGTGGGGCGAGCGCACCCAATCAGCCCAAATCTCGCGGCAAGGCCGTCCGCATTCACGAGACGACCGGCAAGCTGGAAATTGTTGCCGAAGGCTTGCGGACCCCTAACGGTGTAGGTATCGGCGTAGACAACGAAATATTTATTGCCGATAACCAAGGCGACTGGTTGCCTTCCAGCAAAATCCTGCACGTCTCGCAAGGGGCATTTTTTGGCTCACGAGCCGTAGATAGCAGCCGGGTAGCTCAGTTGCCGATGAAGCCCCCCGTAGTGTGGTTGCCCCAGGACGAAATTGGCAACTCACCGAGTACGCCCATGTACCTCAACGACGGACCCTACAAAGGCCAGATGATTCACGGCGAAGTCACTCACGGTGGCGTCAAGCGGGTCTTTGTTGAAAAAGTTGCGGGGGAATATCAGGGTTGTGTATTCCGCTTTATCCAAGGCTTGGAAGCAGGGGTCAACCGGATGGTTTGGGGCCCTGATGGCGCCCTTTACATCGGGGGAATCGGCTCTACGGGCAATTGGCAGCACAGCGGAGGCCTGTGGTACGGCCTACAAAGGCTGAAATACAACGAAAAGTCAGTATTCGAGATGTTGGCCGTTCGGGCCAAAAGCAATGGTGTAGAAATTGAGTTGACCGAACCCTTAGATCCAGCCTTTGGCGCAGATATTAAGGATTATAACGTACGCCAATGGTACTACCTGCCCACAAATCAGTACGGTGGTCCCAAGTTGGATGACCGCCGCCTGACCGTGCAGTCGGTTCACATCAGCCAGGATCGTAAGCGCATCTTCCTGGCCATGGACGGTATGGAAAAAGAACACGTAATTCACCTGCGTCTACCCAACTATTGGACCAGCACTGCTGGTCAGACCTTCTGGACAACAGAAGCCTGGTACACCTTGAATAACATTCCAGTTGATGAACCTGGTTTTAATAACCCAGCACCACCACCTCCCGCACCTAATCAGCTCACGGCCGCAGAACGCGAAGCAGGTTGGAAGCTCCTTTTTGATGGTGAAACCACCAAAGGATGGCATACTTTTGGCAAACAATCGATTGGCAGCAGCTGGAAAGTACAAGATGGTGCACTGACCTTGGATGTCGTTGCTCGCGAAGATGGTGGTTGGCAAGCTGCCGATGGCGGTGATATCGTGAGTGCCGGTGAATTCGAAAATTTTGAATTCCAGATCGAATGGAAAATTGCTCCTTGCGGCAACAGTGGTATCATGTTCAATGTAGTAGACTCGAAAGATTACGATTATCCCTGGCAAACCGGGCCAGAAATACAGGTGCTCGACAATACCTGCCACCCGGATGCGATGATCATTAAGCACCGTGCCGGTGATTTGTACGATCTGATTTCTGCCGTTCCGGAAACGGTTCGCCCAGCAGGAGAATGGAACCGGGTACGACTGCGCATCAAAGACGGCCAACTGGAAAACTGGCTCAATGGTCGTAAAGTAGTCAGTACGGAGCTATTCAACAGCAACTGGCAGCAGATGATCGCGGGCAGTAAGTTCAAGGATATGGAAGACTTTGGACAGGCTCGTAAAGGCCACATCTCCCTTCAGGATCATGGTGATCGGGTGTGGTTTAGGAATATAAAAATCAGAGAGTTGTAA
- a CDS encoding sugar MFS transporter → MEQISKNRLFLACCVALVVTAMTFAIRAGILTELSEQFTLSDQQLGWVNSMAFLGFPVAMIIGGLLYNEVGPKRMMYAAFFSHLLGLVLTIMAGGFWGLLISTFFIGFANGCVEAACNPMIADMYHDNKTTMLNKFHVWFPGGIVIGSLVAQVMSGMGWQAQIGVMLIPTLFYAYLIFGQTFPQSEHIESSTKENIKGLANPLFIFIAICMTLTASTEFGTTQWVERILGNAGAQPMLILALVTGLMAIGRYFAGGLVHRLNPTGVLWGSSIIAALGIYMMSIVTGPLIYVAAILFAIGICYFWPTMLGFTSEYIPKTGALGLSLVGGAGMFAMSIWNPIIGGWLDTNRAKAIADGLTGDAAELAAGQMTLGSLVLFPAVLIVLFGGLYFYMQRRQTAVA, encoded by the coding sequence ATGGAACAAATCAGTAAAAATCGCTTATTCCTAGCCTGTTGTGTAGCGCTGGTCGTGACGGCGATGACTTTTGCTATACGTGCAGGTATTCTTACGGAATTGTCTGAACAGTTTACCCTTTCTGACCAACAATTGGGCTGGGTAAATTCTATGGCTTTTCTGGGTTTTCCCGTCGCAATGATTATTGGTGGATTACTTTACAACGAAGTAGGCCCCAAACGGATGATGTACGCAGCTTTTTTTAGCCATTTGTTAGGTTTGGTACTGACCATCATGGCAGGAGGATTTTGGGGATTGCTGATTTCGACCTTCTTTATTGGTTTTGCCAACGGCTGTGTAGAGGCGGCCTGTAACCCCATGATCGCGGATATGTACCACGATAATAAGACGACGATGCTCAATAAGTTTCACGTCTGGTTCCCTGGAGGTATCGTCATCGGTAGCCTGGTGGCCCAGGTAATGAGTGGGATGGGTTGGCAAGCTCAAATCGGGGTCATGTTGATCCCCACCCTGTTTTACGCTTATCTGATCTTCGGACAAACCTTTCCTCAATCAGAGCATATCGAATCTTCGACGAAAGAAAACATCAAAGGATTGGCGAACCCTCTCTTCATTTTCATTGCTATTTGTATGACGTTGACGGCGTCTACCGAGTTTGGTACCACGCAGTGGGTAGAGCGGATTCTTGGTAATGCAGGTGCTCAACCCATGCTGATCCTGGCTTTGGTGACCGGATTGATGGCTATCGGGCGTTATTTTGCTGGCGGCTTGGTACACCGACTCAATCCTACGGGTGTATTGTGGGGATCCTCAATCATTGCTGCACTGGGGATTTACATGATGAGCATAGTGACAGGGCCGCTGATTTACGTGGCGGCTATCCTTTTTGCGATAGGTATTTGCTATTTCTGGCCAACTATGCTTGGGTTTACCAGTGAATACATCCCCAAAACCGGCGCACTGGGCCTATCTTTGGTTGGTGGCGCTGGGATGTTTGCCATGTCGATCTGGAACCCCATCATCGGTGGTTGGCTGGATACCAACCGGGCTAAAGCCATTGCGGATGGCCTGACGGGAGATGCGGCAGAACTGGCTGCAGGGCAGATGACACTGGGCTCCTTGGTACTTTTTCCGGCGGTATTAATTGTGCTTTTTGGCGGCTTGTATTTTTACATGCAACGTCGACAAACAGCCGTTGCTTAA
- the efp gene encoding elongation factor P: protein MASTSDIRNGMCLELNNDKYTIVEFQHVKPGKGAAFVRTKIKSLTSGRVLDHTFSAGHKVDEIRVERRKFQYLYEDDMGVHFMNAETFEQLALPESLIDRKDLLKEGMEVDVLYDTNNEVPLTMEMPQYVEMEITYTEPGVKGDTATNTLKPATVESGAEVRVPLFVNQGDRIKIDTRSGSYVERVKS from the coding sequence ATGGCTAGTACCTCGGATATCCGCAACGGAATGTGCTTAGAGCTGAACAATGATAAGTATACAATCGTTGAATTTCAGCATGTGAAGCCGGGCAAAGGCGCCGCTTTTGTACGTACCAAAATCAAAAGCCTGACCAGTGGTCGGGTCCTTGATCACACTTTTTCCGCTGGACACAAAGTGGACGAAATTCGTGTGGAGCGTCGCAAATTTCAGTACCTCTACGAGGACGATATGGGCGTGCATTTCATGAATGCAGAAACTTTTGAACAGTTGGCCTTGCCAGAATCTCTCATCGATCGTAAAGATTTGTTGAAAGAAGGCATGGAGGTTGATGTTTTGTACGACACCAACAACGAAGTTCCTTTGACGATGGAGATGCCTCAATATGTTGAGATGGAAATCACCTACACCGAACCAGGTGTAAAAGGAGATACGGCTACCAATACCCTTAAGCCAGCAACGGTAGAAAGTGGTGCGGAAGTGAGAGTACCTCTCTTTGTCAACCAGGGGGATAGAATTAAAATTGATACGCGTTCTGGTTCTTACGTGGAGCGTGTAAAGTCATAG
- the accB gene encoding acetyl-CoA carboxylase biotin carboxyl carrier protein: protein MSTKEIQDLLKLVSKLELSEFKMKDGEFSLSIRTKHFVSGENGPITIGSPAPVMSMPTAPVYAPPSAAPAPSAAPSAAPASANAEDDQADVDESNYLAVKSPMVGTFYRSPSPDKPVYVKIGDTIASGDTVCIIEAMKLFNEVESEVSGKIVKVLVEDAQPVEYDQVLFLVDPKG from the coding sequence ATGTCAACCAAAGAAATACAAGATCTCCTTAAGCTGGTCAGTAAGCTGGAACTGTCGGAATTCAAAATGAAGGACGGAGAGTTTTCTCTTTCTATTCGTACCAAGCATTTTGTTTCCGGAGAAAACGGACCCATCACCATTGGATCTCCTGCACCGGTAATGTCTATGCCGACAGCACCGGTTTATGCGCCGCCATCGGCTGCTCCAGCACCATCTGCTGCCCCATCTGCTGCGCCTGCTTCGGCCAACGCCGAAGACGACCAAGCTGATGTAGACGAATCCAACTACCTGGCAGTAAAATCTCCGATGGTAGGAACCTTCTACCGCTCACCCTCGCCAGATAAACCTGTTTATGTCAAAATAGGCGATACTATTGCAAGTGGTGATACCGTATGTATCATCGAAGCAATGAAACTCTTCAATGAAGTGGAGTCTGAAGTAAGTGGGAAGATTGTGAAAGTATTGGTGGAAGATGCGCAGCCTGTAGAGTACGATCAAGTACTCTTTCTGGTAGACCCTAAAGGGTAA
- the accC gene encoding acetyl-CoA carboxylase biotin carboxylase subunit, translated as MFKKILIANRGEIALRIIRTCREMNIKTVAVYSTADRESLHVRFADEAVCIGPPASSESYLSIPKIMAAVEITNADAIHPGYGFLSENADFAEVCKEYGIKFIGPQPEHIRKMGDKVTAKETMIKAGVPVVPGSDGLVKDLADGQRIASEIGFPVMIKATAGGGGKGMRIVPKAEDFEKNWNSARQEAKASFGNDGIYIEKFVEEPRHIEFQIVGDQFGKVVHLSERDCSIQRRHQKLVEECPSPFMTDELREKMGAAAVRAGEFIKYEGVGTVEFLVDKYRNFYFMEMNTRIQVEHPVTEEVIDHDLIKEQIKIAAGEPIIGGNYLPVGHAIECRINAEDPFNNFRPSPGKIKSFHSSKGHGVRVDTAVYAGYTIPPFYDSMIAKLICRARTREECITKMERALDEFIIEGIKTTVPFHQRLMKDPKFREGDFNTGFLNDFDLEDR; from the coding sequence ATGTTTAAGAAAATCCTCATAGCTAATCGGGGAGAGATTGCGCTGCGTATTATTCGTACCTGTCGGGAAATGAATATCAAGACGGTTGCCGTCTATTCTACCGCAGACCGCGAAAGCCTGCACGTGCGCTTTGCCGATGAAGCAGTCTGTATTGGGCCACCCGCCTCGTCAGAGTCCTATCTCAGTATCCCCAAGATCATGGCAGCGGTAGAGATTACCAATGCTGATGCCATCCATCCAGGATATGGCTTCTTGTCTGAGAACGCCGATTTTGCAGAAGTGTGTAAAGAATACGGGATCAAGTTTATTGGGCCCCAACCGGAACACATTCGCAAGATGGGAGACAAGGTGACCGCTAAGGAGACCATGATCAAAGCCGGTGTACCGGTTGTTCCAGGATCTGATGGCCTCGTCAAAGATTTGGCCGACGGCCAGCGAATCGCCTCTGAAATTGGCTTCCCGGTCATGATCAAAGCCACCGCTGGTGGTGGTGGAAAAGGGATGCGGATTGTACCCAAAGCCGAAGATTTTGAGAAGAACTGGAATTCTGCCCGCCAGGAAGCTAAAGCTTCTTTTGGCAACGATGGGATCTACATCGAAAAGTTTGTCGAAGAACCCCGCCACATTGAGTTCCAGATTGTAGGAGATCAGTTTGGTAAAGTTGTTCACCTTTCGGAACGCGACTGCTCTATTCAGCGTCGTCACCAGAAGCTGGTAGAAGAATGTCCTTCTCCCTTCATGACCGATGAGCTGCGCGAAAAGATGGGTGCTGCCGCTGTTCGTGCGGGCGAGTTCATCAAATACGAAGGTGTTGGTACCGTAGAGTTTCTGGTAGACAAGTATCGCAACTTCTACTTCATGGAGATGAATACCCGTATCCAGGTAGAACACCCCGTAACGGAAGAAGTCATCGACCATGATTTGATCAAAGAACAAATCAAGATTGCTGCAGGTGAACCGATCATTGGAGGGAATTACCTCCCCGTCGGGCATGCCATCGAATGCCGCATCAATGCAGAAGATCCCTTCAATAACTTTCGTCCTAGCCCAGGGAAGATCAAATCTTTCCACAGCTCGAAAGGGCACGGTGTACGGGTAGATACTGCCGTTTATGCAGGTTATACCATCCCGCCTTTTTACGACTCCATGATTGCGAAACTCATCTGCCGGGCGCGTACCCGCGAAGAGTGTATCACCAAAATGGAACGTGCCCTGGATGAATTTATCATCGAAGGCATCAAGACGACAGTACCCTTCCATCAGCGCCTGATGAAAGACCCTAAATTCCGTGAAGGAGATTTCAATACCGGCTTTTTGAATGATTTTGATTTGGAAGATCGGTAG
- a CDS encoding RNA polymerase sigma factor, translated as MTDAEAFDAMKAGNQEGLKVLYERCREKCLRYAYKNLRTDAPQTEATDLYQEAILILWENVKSGRLVELWVQPATYLIQVMRNLWLKQQRQLTRPLLTAPPEIDDEDHADLIRQKVRRALSKIDEKCRGLLTFRYFDKLSYESIVTLTDYTSADAIRNVIVRCRKKLRNSYKKEPDLPYQPNEDIAIADLDGLTEEE; from the coding sequence ATGACCGATGCCGAAGCTTTTGACGCTATGAAAGCAGGAAATCAGGAAGGACTTAAAGTGCTCTATGAGCGTTGTCGGGAGAAATGCTTGAGGTATGCTTACAAAAACCTCCGTACGGATGCACCCCAAACGGAGGCTACAGATCTTTATCAGGAGGCTATTCTTATCTTGTGGGAGAATGTAAAAAGTGGGCGGCTAGTTGAGTTATGGGTGCAGCCAGCTACCTACCTGATTCAAGTGATGCGTAATTTATGGCTGAAACAACAGCGACAACTTACCAGGCCTTTACTCACGGCTCCCCCGGAGATTGATGATGAAGATCATGCAGATTTGATCCGACAAAAGGTGCGCAGAGCCCTAAGTAAAATCGACGAAAAGTGTAGAGGTTTGCTCACTTTTCGCTATTTCGATAAACTATCTTATGAGTCGATCGTCACGCTCACTGATTATACCAGCGCGGATGCCATCAGGAATGTAATTGTGCGCTGCCGCAAGAAACTGCGGAACTCCTATAAAAAGGAACCTGATTTGCCTTACCAGCCTAACGAAGATATAGCCATTGCTGATTTGGATGGTTTAACCGAAGAAGAATAA